TGAAATATGTTAAACCGTTGGGATAAACTATGGCCGAAAGCAGAGAGTCATCACGAAGGCTCCGAAAGGCAATCTTATCCTTTCAAACCTTCGGTGGCGATTCCCCGGATAAAATATTTCTGTCCGATGATGAACACCACCAGGGAAGGGATGAGAGCGATGGTCGTGGCGGCCATCAGATAGTGCCACATGATACCCGTATCCTCCGGAACCCGGAAACGGGCCAGTCCGACGGTGATCGGCCGGATTTGATCGCTATTGGTCACAATTAACGGCCAAAAGTAATTGTTATAATGATGAATAAAGTTAAAAACCATAAAAGTCACAATGGCCGGTTTGCTCAAAGGCACCATCACCTGACGCAGGATCCCCAGATGATTGCAGCCGTCTATGGCAGCAGCGTCCGCCAGATCCTGCGGAACTTTCATGAAAGCTTGACGGACCAGAAAAATGCCGAAGGGACTGGTCAGCATGGGAACGATTAACGCATAATACGTATCAATCCATTTGAAAGCGGATAGGATCATGTAAATGGGTATCACCCTGACTTCCAGGCTCACCATCATGATGGCCAGGATGGACATAAACAGAAAGTTTTTTCCAAAAAATTGAAAACGGGCAAAAGCGTATGCCGCTAAAACCACGGTAAAAAACTGACCGGCAATGATCGTGGTCGTAATAAACAGGCTGTTCAGCAAATAGCGGGTGAACGGAGCCGCCCGCCAGGCATCGGCATAATTATGCCATTGCATTTTCGCCGGAATCCAAATGATCGGGTATTTGCATACCTCGTCCAGGGTTTTTAAAGAACCCGATACCATCCAAAAAAACGGCAGCGCAAAGAGGATTGCGCCAGCGATCATCGCGACATGTCTGAAAATTACGCCCAGAAAACTCGGCCAACTATTCGCAATCCTGCTCATTTTCACACCTTTGTACCTCTTTTACTCTTTAATAATGGACCCATTTGTCTGATAACTTAAATTGAGCAAAAGTAAAAATCATTAATATGCCGAGGACAATCATGGCCACGGCAGAGGCGCTTCCTGCCTTAAACGCAACAAAGGCTCTTTCGTAAAGATAATAAACCAATAGATTGGTACGATTGGCAGGACCGCCTCCGGTCATTACGGCGACCAAATCAAACTGGCTGAATGAATCGATGACCGATACAATCAGAACAAATAAGGTGGTCGGCGAGAGCATCGGCAAGGTCACCCGCAAAAATTGCCGCCAAGGGTTGGCGCCATCCATTGCCGAGGCTTCATAGAGTTCCCGGGGAATATTTTGTAGTCCGGCCAAATAAAGCAGGCAGAAATATCCGGCACCCTTCCAAACCGATATGAAAACAATGGCGGGCAAGGCCCACCGGGTACTGGCCAGCCAACTGATTCCGCCCAGGCCCAGCAGTTCCAAGAACCAATTGAGCATCCCGTAATCCGGTTCCAAAATATACATCCATAAAATTGCCACATTGACGGTTGGAATGACCCATGGCGAAAAGAACAAGGCGCGGAAAAATTTCTTTCCGAGCACCGGCCCGTTGAGCAGCATGGCTAATGCCAGAGCAAAAAGCATAGTTAGCGGAACATTTAAAACTGTAAAGTAGCAAGTATTGGCAAGCACTTTCAAAAAATCGCCGGAAAGCAACAGATCCAGATAATTTCCCAGGCCGACAAAGACTTTGGCATTGATAAAATTCCATTGGACCAAGCTAGTGGCAAAACTATCGATGATCGGGATTAAGCCAAATACAATGATAAAAAACATGGCCGGAAAGATCATCCCATACGGCAAGAGCCGCTTCCCATAGTCGTTCTGCGACAATACCATCATCCTCCAAGTCCCTATCCTTCAAAATGCAACAACATTAAAAGCCATGTGATAAAGTCTTTCGAAACGGAAGTCAGCTTGCAAAAAGATTTAAAACGACTTTATCACTTGCTTTTCTGAGCTTTTGTGTTCACCCTGACCTTCGGGCAGGGTTTATCACAACGCTTTTAATTGGATCCATAAGTCGAAATAAAATTTTTTGGGATACCTTGAATCAAGGTATCCCCCGTATCGATTGGTTTATTTCTTCAGTTTTTGGGCTGCTTCTTTCAGCACACCGGATGCCGGAGTGTCACTGATGATAATCTCCTGCATGGCGCTTTCAAAATTTTTAATGACATCCAGGAAGTTTTCGGAGGATGGGATGGAATGGGCATATTTCAACTGGTCGACAGCCACTTTATAATTGGGTTTTTCTCGGTAGAACTTTTTCATCTCCGGTAATTCCAGCGCCGCTTTATTCACCGGCATATAGCCGGTCTCCCGGCTCCATGTTGCTTGGACTGCCGGACTCACGAAATAGGAGATAACCTCCCAAGCGGCGTCTTTCTTATCCTTTGAAGCTTTTTCAGCCACGAACAAACTGCCCCCGCCGTTCGGAACCGTATTGCGATGGCCTTCAAACCGTGGCACAAACGTCGCGCCGAAATTAGCGGTAATTTTCGCTAAATCCCCGCTGGAACCGATGTACATCGCCACTCGACCTTGGTTAAAATCCTGAATGGTTCGGTCCCAAGCTCCGAAAACAGCACCGGCATTAATCTTAGCGACCCGGTAGGTATTTACCATATCCGACAAGAAATCCAGACAAAAGGCCACTTTCTGTGAGTTGAACAGGACTTGTTGCGTGGCGGAATCGGCGATCTCTCCGCCGTATGACCAGATCATTGGAGCAACTAGCCACCAATGGATAATAGGGCTATATCCATAGGTCAGAACGCGACCGTTTTTATTTTTCTTGGTAAGCTTTTTGCTGTATTCAAGTAATTTCTCCCAGGTAGCAGGAGGACTATTGGGGTTCAAGCCCGCTTTGACAAAACAATCTTTATTATAATATAGAAGCGGAGTGCTTCGATTGAAAGGAATTGCCAAGAATTTATTCTGGTGCTTGCTGTCCGCCAGTAAGCCATCCAGAAAAGTGTCGGGATTCACTTTAGGGTCTTTATCAACATAACTGCTGAGATCGGCCAGCGCCCCGGTGGGTCCGAAAACTCCCGTTCCTTCAATCGGCAACTGAATGAGGGTTGGCGGATTCCCCGCGGCGATGGCAGCCATGAATTTTTCCTGAAGCAGATAATAGTTTCCTTGGAATTGCAGCTCGACATTTACCTTGGATTGCGATTTATTGAAATCATCGACCAACGACTGTAAGATATCCCCATTGCGGCCGCCCATGGCGTGCCAAAATTGAACGGTGACCGCCTTTTCCGCCGCATGAATTTGAAAAGTAAGGCCAATAACAGACAATAAAGCGATCCATAAAATGATCCGATACTTTTTCATCGAACATGTCTCCTTTACAATTTTTTCAAAGACAGTTAAACTCTGATTCCACCTCCTTTTGCAGCGAATCTTTCATAAGGATTGGTCAACCAACGCCTCTCACTTGGACAGATCGACTTGGATGACTTCCGTGCCATACTGCTCCAGTCGTTCTTTCGCATTTTGGTCAAGATTGGAATCAGTAATCACAACATCAATCTTTTCCAACAAAGTCACGAAGGCGTGGGAAAATTTGCCGATCTTAGTGGAGTCACAGACTACAATCTTCTGTTCGCTCGATTCAAGCATCAATTTTTTAATCTGGGCCAGATAAAAATTGCCGTCGGTAATGCCGAAGTCCAAGTGGAGTCCGGTGACGCCAATGATCGCCCGATGGGCTTTGAACTGGGCCAGATTATGCTCAGCCAGCGGCCCGGTTAATTGCAGATGGCTCTTTGACAGATTGCCACCGATTAAAACGATCTCCATGCCCGGTTTGCTAGCCAGCTCAACCGAGATCGGAATGGAATCGGTAATCACTACGACATCGGTTACATCCTGAATGGACCGAGCTACCTGGAAAGTGGTTGTCCCATTGGCCATCATGATGATTTCTTTGGAATGGATTCGTTTCGCACACTCGATTCCTATTTTCTCTTTTGCGCTTTGGCAGTCTTTCATTCGAGCATGAAAAGACGCCGGAGTTACAGCTTGGGCGGTAGATACAGCCCCGCCATGAGTTCTTCGCAACTCACCGCTTCTCTCCAGTTCTTGCAGATCTTTACGGACTGTAACTTGTGAAACATTCAATACCAAACTAAGTTGCGCGACGGTTATTTCCTGTTCCTTATCGAGTAGCGACTTGATCCTTTGTTTCCTTTCCGATGCGGCCGTCATCCCCAACATTCCCCCCATCTTTCTCTGATTGACTGGCCAATCTTTACTGTCTTTAATGTAATCGATATGCATTATCAAATTTCGTATTTTCATTTAAGCTTCATTTAAATATCGGATAAGTTTCATTTGCTTTCTTTTTTATTACGTTTCATCGCTTTTTTAGGTCATAAAATACTGAAAAAGAAAGTGAAACGCAAAATTTCGCGAATATCTCCCAATAAAAAAACCGCCGAAAAAGACGGTGTGCTTCAAATTTCTATTTAGCGTGTTTTTGGGAAAAAGCAGGGAAATGATGAAAGTTGGACGAATAAACTTACCATAAATTCCAAGATATATCGGCTGGCAATCTGTCAATCATGGTAGTAAGGGGGATTTCGCTTGACGAAGACGGTTATCATTACCGGGGCTTCACGGGGAATTGGCCGGGCGACGGCCGAGTTGTTTGCGGCACACGATTACAATGTGGTCATCAATTATCAGTATTCCAAAGCCGAAGCGGAGCAAGTCCGGGAGCAGTTGTGCCAGCGAGGGCGCTCTGCGGAGTTATTCCGGGCCGACGTCTCTATCCGTAGTGAAGCCGTGGCGCTGGTTGATTATTGTCAGTGCCGCTTTGGCCGAGTCGATATCCTCGTCAACAACGCCGGCGTGGCCCAGTCGAAATTGTTCATCGATCTCACCGACCAGGATTGGGATAGGATGCTCAATATCAACCTCAAAGGGGTCTTCCATTGCTGCCAGGCCGCTTTGCAGTATATGTTGCCCCGGAAGGCGGGCAAGATCATCAATATCAGCTCGATCTGGGGCATTACCGGCGCCGCTTGCGAGGTCCATTATTCGGCCGCCAAGGCCGGAGTGATCGGCCTGACCAAAGCCCTCGCCAAGGAGTTGGGGCCCTCCAATATCCAGGTCAACTGCGTCGCGCCCGGGGTGATCCGTACCGATATGCTCGCCGATTATACTGATTCCGAGCTGAATGAGCTACGGGAAGCAACCCCGTTACAGCGTTTGGGATCCCCTGAGGACGTGGCGCAAACCGTGCTTTTCCTGGCTTCCGAGGCCGCCGATTTCATCACCGGACAGGTTATCAGCACCAACGGGGGCTTCGTGATCTAAAGCGGGCACCGCCTGATAGCGCCGCAAACCCGGCGACAGATTGCCGTATCCGGGGCTTTCCCCCATGAAACCAACGGGTTTCTCAATTGCCGGAGAAAAGGAAAAGCACTCCCGAATCGGGGTGCTCCTCAAACTGACGCTGATTCCTATCTAGTCTACGAACGCTTTTCCTCTTTTCGTTTCAAATACTCCGGATAGCCGATCTCTTCCAGCAATACCGCTTTATCATTGACTTCCTTGGCCAAACGTTTCTTAAAATCAATCATCTTCTGACGAAGGGTCGAATCCACGACGCTCAGAATCTGCACCGCCAGGATCCCGGCATTCTTAGCGCCATTGATGCCGACCGTGGCCACCGGAATGCCGCTCGGCATCTGAACGATGGAATACAGTGAATCCACTCCGTCCAGGGTATTGGTCTTGATCGGAACGCCGATCACCGGCAATGGCGTCATCGCCGCTAACACGCCGGGTAAATGCGCCGCGCCGCCCGCGCCCGCGATGATCACTTCCAGACCCCGTTCCGGGGCGGTGGAAGCGTATTCGATGGCCCGTTTCGGGGAACGGTGCGCCGAAATGATGGTCATTTCGTAATCCACCCCGAATTCATTCAGTACTTCGGCGGCCTGCTTCATCATCGGAAGATCGCTATCGCTGCCCATCACAATTCCCACTAATGGCATCTGTCCCACTCCTATCCTGACATTTCAAATACTATAAGTTGTCTGATTTTATCTACTGCCCTTTACCATTCAATTCCTTATCGGTCA
This genomic stretch from Hydrogenispora ethanolica harbors:
- a CDS encoding ABC transporter substrate-binding protein, whose protein sequence is MKKYRIILWIALLSVIGLTFQIHAAEKAVTVQFWHAMGGRNGDILQSLVDDFNKSQSKVNVELQFQGNYYLLQEKFMAAIAAGNPPTLIQLPIEGTGVFGPTGALADLSSYVDKDPKVNPDTFLDGLLADSKHQNKFLAIPFNRSTPLLYYNKDCFVKAGLNPNSPPATWEKLLEYSKKLTKKNKNGRVLTYGYSPIIHWWLVAPMIWSYGGEIADSATQQVLFNSQKVAFCLDFLSDMVNTYRVAKINAGAVFGAWDRTIQDFNQGRVAMYIGSSGDLAKITANFGATFVPRFEGHRNTVPNGGGSLFVAEKASKDKKDAAWEVISYFVSPAVQATWSRETGYMPVNKAALELPEMKKFYREKPNYKVAVDQLKYAHSIPSSENFLDVIKNFESAMQEIIISDTPASGVLKEAAQKLKK
- the purE gene encoding 5-(carboxyamino)imidazole ribonucleotide mutase, whose product is MPLVGIVMGSDSDLPMMKQAAEVLNEFGVDYEMTIISAHRSPKRAIEYASTAPERGLEVIIAGAGGAAHLPGVLAAMTPLPVIGVPIKTNTLDGVDSLYSIVQMPSGIPVATVGINGAKNAGILAVQILSVVDSTLRQKMIDFKKRLAKEVNDKAVLLEEIGYPEYLKRKEEKRS
- the ymfI gene encoding elongation factor P 5-aminopentanone reductase — protein: MTKTVIITGASRGIGRATAELFAAHDYNVVINYQYSKAEAEQVREQLCQRGRSAELFRADVSIRSEAVALVDYCQCRFGRVDILVNNAGVAQSKLFIDLTDQDWDRMLNINLKGVFHCCQAALQYMLPRKAGKIINISSIWGITGAACEVHYSAAKAGVIGLTKALAKELGPSNIQVNCVAPGVIRTDMLADYTDSELNELREATPLQRLGSPEDVAQTVLFLASEAADFITGQVISTNGGFVI
- a CDS encoding carbohydrate ABC transporter permease — its product is MSRIANSWPSFLGVIFRHVAMIAGAILFALPFFWMVSGSLKTLDEVCKYPIIWIPAKMQWHNYADAWRAAPFTRYLLNSLFITTTIIAGQFFTVVLAAYAFARFQFFGKNFLFMSILAIMMVSLEVRVIPIYMILSAFKWIDTYYALIVPMLTSPFGIFLVRQAFMKVPQDLADAAAIDGCNHLGILRQVMVPLSKPAIVTFMVFNFIHHYNNYFWPLIVTNSDQIRPITVGLARFRVPEDTGIMWHYLMAATTIALIPSLVVFIIGQKYFIRGIATEGLKG
- a CDS encoding DeoR/GlpR family DNA-binding transcription regulator — protein: MKIRNLIMHIDYIKDSKDWPVNQRKMGGMLGMTAASERKQRIKSLLDKEQEITVAQLSLVLNVSQVTVRKDLQELERSGELRRTHGGAVSTAQAVTPASFHARMKDCQSAKEKIGIECAKRIHSKEIIMMANGTTTFQVARSIQDVTDVVVITDSIPISVELASKPGMEIVLIGGNLSKSHLQLTGPLAEHNLAQFKAHRAIIGVTGLHLDFGITDGNFYLAQIKKLMLESSEQKIVVCDSTKIGKFSHAFVTLLEKIDVVITDSNLDQNAKERLEQYGTEVIQVDLSK
- a CDS encoding carbohydrate ABC transporter permease, with translation MMVLSQNDYGKRLLPYGMIFPAMFFIIVFGLIPIIDSFATSLVQWNFINAKVFVGLGNYLDLLLSGDFLKVLANTCYFTVLNVPLTMLFALALAMLLNGPVLGKKFFRALFFSPWVIPTVNVAILWMYILEPDYGMLNWFLELLGLGGISWLASTRWALPAIVFISVWKGAGYFCLLYLAGLQNIPRELYEASAMDGANPWRQFLRVTLPMLSPTTLFVLIVSVIDSFSQFDLVAVMTGGGPANRTNLLVYYLYERAFVAFKAGSASAVAMIVLGILMIFTFAQFKLSDKWVHY